A single region of the Oscillospiraceae bacterium genome encodes:
- a CDS encoding uroporphyrinogen decarboxylase family protein, with product AVDGVSFMDDWGTQISLLISPKTWEQIFKPMYKDYSDLAHSKGKKIFFHSDGYIEAIYPHLVEIGLDAINSQLFCMNIENLVEKYGDKVTFWGEIDRQHILPFGTTEDVKKAVNRVASAVIKKNGKRTGAFAQCEWNAFDPYENIVTVFEEWDKQ from the coding sequence CCGCAGTGGACGGCGTATCGTTTATGGACGACTGGGGTACGCAGATATCGCTGTTGATCTCCCCGAAGACCTGGGAACAGATTTTTAAACCGATGTACAAGGATTACAGCGACCTTGCGCATTCCAAGGGCAAGAAGATCTTTTTCCATTCGGACGGATACATCGAGGCCATCTATCCGCATCTGGTCGAAATCGGTCTGGATGCGATCAATTCACAGTTGTTTTGCATGAATATCGAAAATCTGGTTGAAAAATACGGCGATAAAGTCACTTTTTGGGGCGAAATCGATCGGCAGCACATTTTGCCGTTCGGAACGACCGAGGACGTGAAAAAAGCCGTCAATCGGGTGGCTTCCGCAGTTATCAAGAAAAACGGCAAGCGCACCGGCGCATTCGCCCAGTGCGAATGGAACGCCTTCGACCCCTATGAGAACATCGTGACCGTATTTGAGGAATGGGATAAGCAATGA